GCCCTCGAGCGCTCGCCTCAAATCGTCTACGGGAGTGACGGAGCTGGGAATCTCGATCCCCGGCAGGTAGCGGCGATTCTCCCGCAGCTCGCCGATCGCGCGGCAGAGCTCGGGCTCGCGCACCCAGAGCCGGACATCGATTCCCTTGCCGCCGAGAACGACTGCAAGGCTGGTCCCGAATCCTCCGGCACCGATGATCGCCGCGCGCATGCTTCCTTCCGAACGGGTCGCCCGTGCTGGTCCAACGCGGAAGGTACGGCCCGAACGCGGAAGGGTCAACGCGGAGGAGCGCCCTCACTTTCTGCTGCAGGCACTTTGCGTGAGGCCGCAGCCCATGGACAGCTCGAGTTTCGTTCGCCACGGGCGCCTCTCCATGGCCGTCCTGCTCGCAATCGCCCTGCTGGGCTGCAGCTCGGATCCTCCGGGGGCCCGCCTTCCCTACGTGCAGCAGACCAGCTCCAGCGGCACGGTGATCGCATGGCGAACCCTGGACGCCGGCGCCAGCGAGGTCGCATTCGGCACCGATCCCGCCCACATGAATCGGACGGCGAGCGATCCCGCGGAGGTCCGTCATCATCGGGTCCGCATCGCAAATCTCACACCTAGCACTCGCTACTATTACAAAGTCACGAGCTCGGACGACCGGGTCGCCACCCAGCACTGGTTCCGCACCGCCCCTCCCCCCGGCGCGAGGGAGCCCTTCCGGATCTGGGTGCTGGGCGATTCCGGAAACGGGAAAGCCCCCCAGCGGAGCGTGCGCGACGCCATGTTGACGGTCGCCGCCGGCCGGCGCCCCGATCTCGTCGTCCACGTGGGTGACCTCGCATACCCGGCCGGCACGGAGGCCGAGCTCGACCGCGGCGTCTTCGACCCCTACGAGTCCGTGCTCTCGACCACGCCGTTCTGGCCCACCCTGGGGAACCACGAGGCGCAGAGCGTCAGCGGCACCTCGGGCCCGTACTTCGACGCCTTCGCGGTCCCGACCAACGGCGAGGCCGGCGGCGAGCCCTCTGGCACGCCGTCCTGGTACTCGTTCGATTGGGGGAACGCGCACTTCGCGGTCCTCGACTCCTCGAACTCCTCACGGCGGCCCGGGAGCCCGATGCTCACCTGGCTCGAGCGCGATCTCTCGGCGTCCACGGCGGACTGGAAGCTCGCGGTCTTCCACCACCCGCCCTACTCCTCGACCAACGACGCCGGCGCGGACCCCGAGAACCAGTTCGAGATGCGCCGCTACGTGGTGCCGATCCTCGAGGCGGCCGGAGTCGACATCGTGCTCAACGGGCACTCGCACCTCTACGAGCGGACCTACCTCGTGAACGGCGCCACCTCCGCCGACGCGGATCCCGCCCGCTTCCGGATGGCGGTCGAGGATCCCGTGACACACGAGATTTGGAAGGAGTCGGGGCCCAACAAGGGCACCCTCTACCTCGTCGCGGGACACGGTGGCGCCGATCTCGACTGGGTGGCGCCAGGCTATCCGATGATCGCCTTCGCCGAGGCCGCACACGGATCGTGCCTCGTCGACGTGGACGGCCTCTCGATCACCGTGAGGAACGTGCGCATCGACGGCGTGGTGAGCGATACCTTCACGCTCAAGAAGCCGCCGCCTCCCTGAGGCTCAGCGCGCCTTCTCGCGGAGGAAGCGATCGACGCCGCGCGCCACCTCCTGCACGTTGTCCTGGATCTGCTTCACGAGGAAGCGCTCGATCGCGGGCCCGATCGTCCCGGCGAGGAGCCGCGGAACGCCGGGGATCTTCGCGGCGGCCACGTCGATCCGACCGCCGATGCGAATGGTGCACCGGCCCGGCCCGGCCTCGACGAAGACGTTCCGGCCTCGCGAATCGACCGCCTCGCTGAAGGAGTGGGACTCGCTCCGCCACGTGCACGAGAAGTCCGACGAATTCCACTCCGCGTAGTCGGTCCAGGAGAGCATCGACTCGGAGAGGAACGCCCGCACCGCGGCAGGGATCTCGCCGCCGCCGTGCCAGACGTTCACGATCTCGACGCGATCGCCCGTCTCCTTGCGGCTCTTCACGTCAATCCCGCGGACGTTGGGCAGATAGGGGAGGAGCCGCGTGAGCTCGTCGCGATAGACGCGAAAGACCTCGTCACGGGGCTGGGAGATGGTGGCTTCGGCGGAGAGCTCCATGCAGCGAGACTAGCGCAAGCGCTGCCGCCGGCGGTCCGAAACCGCCGCCCATGCTTCCCGCCCCGAAAGGGCCGGCGATACGAGAGGTTTGCTGCAGAGTCTTTCAGTAGCCCACGCGGACCATGGCCTCGGCGACCAGCGCGATGAGCCGCCGCCGCACCATGCGCAGGGAGGCGTCCGCGCGCTGCGACCGCGAAGCGCCGCTCCGCCGCCGGGCGACCTCGATCACCACTGCACATCGCTGCTCGGAGAGGGCGAACGGGAAGGCACCGGTCTTTTCGAGGAAGTACCCCAGGCCACGGCGCTGGAGGATCTCGTCGGTGGCCTGAATCGCGGCCCGATGAAGCATCAGATCGATGATTTCAGCCAAAGCAATGACCTTCTTGGGCGCCTCGTGGAGGGCCGCCCGACGTGCGAGCTCGAAGTGGGATGGTCGTTCTCGGGTCCCCTGTACCGGCCCGAGTCGAGGAGCACGCTAAGCGAGGAGCGATGCCGGATCCAGTTTTCGTCCCGCCATCCGCTCGTCCAGCCATGCGGATAGAAAATCGATCCGTTCGGCGTCGGAACCACCCTTGGCGAAGGGGAGCGACGCGAGTACGGGCGCGCCGGTGAGCCTCTCGATCGCCTTCGCGTTCTCGGCGGCGGCGCCCTCGTCCTCCAGGCGGCCGGCGCTGAGGATCACGCCCTTGACGGGGATCCGTCGCGCCGCGAGGGCCTCCAGCGTCAGCGCCGTGTGGTTGATCGTCCCGAGCGACGCTCGAGCCACGACGATCACGGGGAGCGAGAGCCGCGCCGCCAGGTCGGCCATCGTGGTGAAGGCGGGATCGAGGGGCACCAGCAGACCGCCGGCGCCCTCGACGACGACGCCGTCCGCGTGGCGATCGCCGAGCGCCCGGAGGCAGCGCTCGACCTCGGCCGGATCGATCGCCACGCCCTCGCGCGCTGCGGCGATCCCCGGCGCGAGCGGCGCCTCCAGGCGGTAGGGACAGACCAGCTCGAGTGGATCGCCGCCGCCGGCAGCGGCCTGGAGGAGCCGAGCGTCCGCGGGAACGAGGCGACCTGCGGCGTCGCGCGGGCAGCCGCTCTCG
The Vulgatibacter incomptus DNA segment above includes these coding regions:
- a CDS encoding purple acid phosphatase family protein, with protein sequence MAVLLAIALLGCSSDPPGARLPYVQQTSSSGTVIAWRTLDAGASEVAFGTDPAHMNRTASDPAEVRHHRVRIANLTPSTRYYYKVTSSDDRVATQHWFRTAPPPGAREPFRIWVLGDSGNGKAPQRSVRDAMLTVAAGRRPDLVVHVGDLAYPAGTEAELDRGVFDPYESVLSTTPFWPTLGNHEAQSVSGTSGPYFDAFAVPTNGEAGGEPSGTPSWYSFDWGNAHFAVLDSSNSSRRPGSPMLTWLERDLSASTADWKLAVFHHPPYSSTNDAGADPENQFEMRRYVVPILEAAGVDIVLNGHSHLYERTYLVNGATSADADPARFRMAVEDPVTHEIWKESGPNKGTLYLVAGHGGADLDWVAPGYPMIAFAEAAHGSCLVDVDGLSITVRNVRIDGVVSDTFTLKKPPPP
- the bioD gene encoding dethiobiotin synthase, which translates into the protein MRGLFVTATDTGVGKTAVACSLVTAMRRRGLDVGAMKPAESGCPRDAAGRLVPADARLLQAAAGGGDPLELVCPYRLEAPLAPGIAAAREGVAIDPAEVERCLRALGDRHADGVVVEGAGGLLVPLDPAFTTMADLAARLSLPVIVVARASLGTINHTALTLEALAARRIPVKGVILSAGRLEDEGAAAENAKAIERLTGAPVLASLPFAKGGSDAERIDFLSAWLDERMAGRKLDPASLLA